In Silene latifolia isolate original U9 population chromosome X, ASM4854445v1, whole genome shotgun sequence, the following proteins share a genomic window:
- the LOC141618859 gene encoding mitogen-activated protein kinase homolog MMK1, which produces MDMTSAAPPPDSEMSDALQPPPSDQQPPPQQQVSIPATLSHNGRFIQYNIFGNVFEVTAKYKPPIMPIGKGAYGIVCSALNSDTNEHVAIKKIANAFDNKVDAKRTLREIKLLRHIDHENVVAIRDIIPPPKRDAFNDVYIAYELMDTDLHQIIRSNQGLSEEHCQYFLYQILRGLKYIHSANVLHRDLKPSNLLLNANCDLKICDFGLARVTSESDFMTEYVVTRWYRAPELLLNSSDYTAAIDVWSVGCIFMELMDRKPLFPGRDHVHQLRLLMELIGTPSEHDLGFLNENAKRYIRQLPPYRRQSLGEKFPNVHPAAIDLVEKMLTFDPRQRLTVEDALAHPYLNSLHDISDEPICMTPFSFDFEQHALSEEQMRELIYREALAFNPEFLQE; this is translated from the exons ATGGATATGACCTCCGCAGCTCCACCTCCCGATTCCGAGATGTCGGACGCCTTACAACCACCGCCATCAGATCAACAACCTCCACCCCAACAACAAGTCAGTATTCCGGCGACACTCAGCCATAACGGTCGATTCATTCAATACAACATTTTCGGCAACGTTTTTGAGGTTACCGCTAAGTATAAACCTCCTATTATGCCTATCGGAAAAGGCGCGTATGGGATCGTATG tTCGGCGTTGAATTCCGACACGAATGAGCATGTTGCGATCAAGAAGATTGCGAATGCGTTTGATAATAAGGTGGATGCGAAGCGGACATTGCGTGAGATCAAGTTACTTCGTCATATAGATCATGAAAAT GTTGTTGCCATTAGAGATATTATACCACCGCCCAAAAGGGATGCGTTTAATGATGTATATATTGCTTATGAGCTTATGGACACTGATCTTCATCAAATTATTCGTTCTAACCAGGGGTTATCGGAAGAGCACTGCCAG TATTTCCTCTACCAGATACTTCGAGGATTGAAGTATATACATTCTGCCAATGTTCTTCACAGGGATCTAAAGCCTAGTAATCTCCTGCTTAATGCAAATTGTGATCTGAAAATCTGTGATTTTGGACTAGCTCGTGTGACATCGGAATCGGATTTTATGACCGAGTATGTGGTGACTAGGTGGTATAGAGCACCAGAGCTGCTGCTAAATTCTTCAGATTATACTGCTGCTATTGATGTATGGTCTGTGGGATGTATCTTTATGGAGTTGATGGACCGTAAGCCTCTTTTCCCGGGAAGAGATCATGTCCACCAGCTGCGTCTGCTTATGGAG CTGATTGGCACCCCTTCAGAACATGATCTAGGATTTCTCAATGAAAATGCTAAAAGATATATTCGACAACTACCTCCATATCGAAGGCAGTCTCTTGGTGAGAAGTTTCCAAATGTTCACCCTGCAGCTATTGATCTTGTTGAAAAAATGCTCACATTTGATCCCAGACAGAGACTAACAG TTGAAGATGCACTAGCACATCCCTACCTGAATTCGCTTCATGACATCAGTGATGAACCAATATGCATGACTCCTTTTAGTTTTGATTTTGAGCAACACGCTTTATCCGAAGAGCAAATGAGGGAACTGATCTACCGTGAGGCTCTTGCATTTAATCCCGAGTTTCTTCAAGAGTAG
- the LOC141618863 gene encoding uroporphyrinogen decarboxylase 1, chloroplastic: MSLSSLTSGCNTFGWNSSSLFSGLHSFLPKSHHKPINSHITKLNFPFCPRASSDSEPLLVKAARGEPVSRPPAWMMRQAGRYMAIYRKLAEKHPSFRERSEKTDLIVEISLQPWEAFHPDGVIIFSDILTPLPAFGVPFDIEEVRGPVIQSPIRDEDALKALHAIDLEKLSFVGESLKILRHEVGDKAAVLGFVGAPWTIATYIVEGGTTRTYTTIKRMCHTSPLVLQKLLSHLTEAITEYIVFQVQSGAHCIQIFDSWGGQLPPNMWERWSKPYIKQIVDAVRKRCPGTPLVLYINGNGGLLERMKDVGVDVIGLDWTVDMADGRSRLGPQISVQGNVDPAYLFSTLPALTDEIHRVVRCAGPKGHILNLGHGVLVGTPEEAVAHFFDTARSLNYDDIFAEVNQEPSLIV, encoded by the exons ATGAGTTTATCTTCCCTCACCAG TGGGTGTAACACATTTGGTTGGAATTCTTCAAGTTTATTCTCTGGactccactcttttcttcccaaatctcatcatAAACCCATTAATTCTCATATCACCAAGCTCAATTTCCCATTTTGCCCTCGTGCTTCCTCTG ATTCAGAACCATTATTAGTTAAGGCGGCAAGAGGGGAACCTGTTAGTAGGCCCCCAGCATGGATGATGCGCCAGGCTGGAAGGTATATGGCTATTTACAGAAAGCTTGCAGAGAAACACCCGTCCTTCAGAGAAAGATCAGAGAAAACTGATCTCATTGTAGAAATTTCTTTGCAACCTTGGGAAGCATTTCACCCCGATGGAGTCATCATCTTTTCTGACATACTTACCCCTCTTCCTGCCTTTGGAGTTCCTTTTGACATAGAAGAAGTGAGAGGTCCTGTCATTCAATCTCCAATTCGGGATGAAGATGCTTTGAAAGCTTTGCATGCAATTGATTTGGAGAAACTAAGTTTTGTTGGCGAATCTCTTAAAATTTTGCGACACGAG GTTGGAGACAAGGCTGCAGTTCTTGGTTTTGTGGGTGCACCTTGGACTATTGCGACATACATAGTGGAAGGAGGAACTACTCGTACCTATACTACGATAAAGAGAATGTGCCACACTTCACCTCTCGTGCTTCAAAAACTTCTCTCACATTTAACGGAAGCTATTACTGAGTACATTGTTTTTCAAGTGCAATCCGGCGCTCATTGTATTCAAATATTTGATTCATGGGGCGGGCAACTTCCACCTAATATGTGGGAGCGCTGGTCTAAGCCTTATATTAAACAG ATAGTAGATGCAGTAAGGAAAAGATGCCCTGGCACACCGCTTGTTCTTTACATCAATGGAAATGGTGGTTTACTAGAGAGGATGAAAGACGTAGGGGTTGACGTGATTGGGCTTGATTGGACTGTAGATATGGCTGATGGAAGGTCACGGCTGGGACCACAAATTAGTGTGCAGGGAAATGTTGATCCTGCTTATTTATTCTCAACTCTTCCAGCTTTGACTGATGAGATTCACAG GGTTGTGAGATGTGCCGGGCCTAAAGGCCACATTTTAAATCTAGGACATGGAGTTCTAGTAGGAACACCAGAAGAAGCTGTTGCTCATTTTTTTGACACTGCAAGAAGTCTAAACTACGACGACATTTTTGCTGAAGTAAACCAAGAACCAAGCCTAATAGTCTAG